The nucleotide window AGCGCGACATGTCCGATGCCGTCGCCCATCAGGGCCTGGCGGCGCTGGACGAGGTAGATGCCGATGGCGGGGGCGGTGACGCCGACGATCAGGGCGGCGATCAACGCGCGCTGCATAAAGGCGTAATCGAGGATTTCCATCAGGTCAGCAGCCCCGTCCGGATCGGTTCCGCGGCCGCGTCGGCGTGCGGGTGGACATGGTCATGGCCGGGCAGCGCATGCTGGCCCACGGCCTCGGGCGGCGGGCCGTCGTGGACCACGCAGCCGTCGCGCAGCACCACCGCGCGGTCGATCAGCGGCTCCAGCGGGCCCAGCTCGTGGAGCACCAGCAGGACCGTGCTGCCGCGGCCGACCTGCTCGCGCAGGGCGGTGGCGAGCACCTCCTGGCTGGCCAGGTCGACGCCGGCCATCGGCTCGTCCATGATCAGCAGTTCCGGTGCGCCGGCCAGCGCGCGGGCGATCAGCACCCGCTGGTGCTGGCCGCCGGAGAGCGCGTTGACGGAGTCCTTGGCGCGGTCGGCCATGCCCACCAGCTCCAGGGCGTGGTGCACCGCGGCCCGGTCGGCCTTGCGCAGGATGCCCAGCTTCGTACGGGCCAGCCGGCCGGCCGTGACGACCTCGCGGACGGTGGCGGGCACCCCGCCGGCCGCGGTGGTGCGCTGCGGGACGTAGCCGATCCGGGCCCAGTCCCGGAACCGCCGGAACGGGGTGCCGAAGAGGGCCAGCTCGCCGCCGGTGAGCGGGACCTGGCCGATCACGGACCGGACGGCGGTCGACTTGCCGGAGCCGTTGGCGCCGAGCAGCGCGACCACCTCGCCCCTACGGACGGTGAGATCGATGCCGCGCAATACGGGCCGGGCGCCCAGGGAGGCGGTGGCGTCGCGCAGGTCGATGACCGGCTCGGGGAGCGGATCGTTCATGGTGACCTCCGTCGCGTGCGGTGCGGTGTGCGTCACTTGCTGCCGAGCGCCTTCTGGAGCGCGGCGAGGTTGGCGCGCTGCACACCGAAGTAGTCCTTGCCGCGGCTCTTGCCGGTGATCCCCTCGAGCGGGTCGAGGACATCGGTCTTCAGATGGAGATCGCCGGCCAGGGCCTTGGCGGTGGCCGGGTTGGCGATCGTCTCGAAGAAGACGGTGGAGACGTGGTGCTTCGTGGCGAGGGTGTGCAGGTCTTTGATGCGGTGGGCGCTGGGCTCGGACTCCGGGTCGAGGCCGCTGATGGCCTCCTCGGTCAGGCCGTAGCGCTCG belongs to Streptomyces sp. NBC_01454 and includes:
- a CDS encoding metal ABC transporter ATP-binding protein translates to MNDPLPEPVIDLRDATASLGARPVLRGIDLTVRRGEVVALLGANGSGKSTAVRSVIGQVPLTGGELALFGTPFRRFRDWARIGYVPQRTTAAGGVPATVREVVTAGRLARTKLGILRKADRAAVHHALELVGMADRAKDSVNALSGGQHQRVLIARALAGAPELLIMDEPMAGVDLASQEVLATALREQVGRGSTVLLVLHELGPLEPLIDRAVVLRDGCVVHDGPPPEAVGQHALPGHDHVHPHADAAAEPIRTGLLT